AATTAAGTTAATCAGGACTTGCAATAAACGGTTGCGATCGCCCACTATTTGCGGTAAACCAGAATCAATCTCGCTGACTAGTTGCAAGTTATGGGTTTCAAACAAGGCGGCGGTGGCTGTAGTCGCCCAATCTAATAATTCGCCAGGATCAAGGGGCTGCATGTGCCATTCCACCTTGCCGGCTTCCATTTTGGCAATGTCTAAAACATCGTTAATCAAGGATGTCAGCCGTTCTGCTTCCGAGACAATAATGTTGAGGTTGTCACCTACCCGTTTAATGGTTTTTTGCAGTTTGCGGTCTTCGCTAGTCAGCATCGGGAAGACATCGGTTTCGAGTTTTTCTTTGATAATCGAGGCAAACCCCAACACTGAAGTTAAAGGTGTCCGCAGTTCGTGGGAAACTGTGGAAATAAAATCGGTCTTCATTTTGTCCACTTCTTTTTCGGCGGTGATATCCCGAATTAGCAATGCAGAACCAAAACAGGTGGCTGGTTCGTTAGCTGTGGTTTGTTTAAAGATAGCGGTGGCGACGGCTTGACCAATGCGTTCTTTCGCCAGTGAAATTTCCGCCGCAAAGACTTCTTGGGGATGGGATTGAGTTTGTTCTATTAAATGTGCTAAACCTGCGATCGCTAGTTCTTGATAGTTGCCTTGAAGCATGTTGGCTGTCAATCCTTGCATAGCTAAAAAGGCAGGATTGAAATGGGTAATTTGCCCTGATATATCTACCACCAACAAACCATCTGCTAAGTTATCTAAAATGGCATTTAACCCTTGGGCTTCCGCTAGGGTATCTTGCAAGGCGGCTGTGCGTTCCGCAACTCTGGCTTCTAGTTCTTGATTAAGTTGGCGCAGCGCAATTTCCGCTTGTTTGCGGGCGGTAATATCTGTATTAATTTCTAATACTGCACAAGGTTCACCAGCTGCATCTCGTTGCAAAGTCCATCGACTCTGGACAGTAATAATTTTGTCATCGTGGGTAATATGTTGGACTTCTCCTTCCCAATGGCCTTGCTGTAATAACTCGGCGGTGATTTCGGCTTTGGGTTTGGGAAAAACTTTCTTGAGGAAGGTATAAATATATTGGTCTTTGACTTCTTCTCGCGTCCAATGGTAAAGCCTTTCGGCACCTTGATTCCAATAGGCGACTTTATCACTCATATCCCGGATAATAATCGCATCACTGGAGTGATTCAGCATATCAAATAAACGCTGATTTTCTGCTTCTGCGAGTTTGCGATCGTGAATATCTGTGCAAGTGCCAATCCATTCCCGAATGCTACCATCTGCGGCGAAAACAGGAGCGCCACAAACGGAGAAATAGCGGTAAACTCCATCTTTCCCCCGCAGGCGATATTCAGTTTGGTAAATACTGCCGTTCGCTACGGCTGTATTCCAGGCGGCTTGGGATTGACTACGGTCATCAGGATGAATCGGATCAATCCAACCCCAACCAGCAACTTCTTCTTCAGTTTGCCCTGTATAAGCAATCCAAGTGATCATTTCACTGCTAATCCCTAAACCTTCGGCTGTTGCGCCCCAAACAATTTGAGAAGTAGCGGCGACTAAAGAGCGATATTTTTCTTTTAATCTTTGATTTTCTGCTTCTGCGAGTTTGCGATCGTGAATATCTGTGCAAGTGCCAATCCACTCTTTGACGTTACCATCATCTTCAATGACAGGCGCACCCCAGACCCAAAAGTAGCGATAGTTGCCATCTTCACCACGAATGCGATATTCAATTTGATATTGGCTGAGGTTGGCAACAGCAATACCCCAAGCTTCTCCAGTGTAGCCGCGATCATCGGGATGAACGGCATCAATCCAACCGCCGTTTTCGGCTTCTGCTAAAGTTTGCCCGGTGTAAGCTATCCAGTCGGTAAGTTCAAAGCAAATTCCCTCTGGTGAACTCACCCAGACAATTTGCGTATTAGCTTTAATCAAAGAACGGTATCGTGCTTCACTCTGTTTTAAGGTTTTTGCAGATTCCTGATATGCTTTTTGAGTTTGTCTGAGGTCAGTAATATCTTCCACACTCGACCAAATCAACTTCTCTCCATCTTGTTCAATTATGGCCGCAGAGATTCTCACCGGCACTAAATGTCCATCTTTGTGGATGTATTCTTTCTCATAAGACCCGTGGCGACCAGTTTTTGCTAAGTTTTCGATAATGGCTTGCTCAGTGGCAATATAACTCTCAGGAGTGATCTGCCAATTGTTGAGGTGGAGAGTTTCTGAAACAGTGCGCCCCAAAATCTCAGCGTAGGCGGAGTTAGTATGAATTAAAGTCCCATCTGTGCGGTAGAGTACCAGACCAACGGGACATTTTTCCAAGAGATGACGGTTAAATTCGTCAAGTTGGCTAGACATATTGAGAGTTTCCTAATTGTGGGTAGGGGCGGGACAAGCAAACCAGGACAATAAGGTGGAGTAAAGCTTTAAGGCAATGGGATGACGTTGGAAAATTTGATAAATTTCACTGGCGGAAGTTGTACTGACATCTGGACTTTGCCGTGACAGTCGCCGGATGATTTGACTGTGGCGAATCAGCATTTCATGGGATTTGAGCATATTGTTTGGAGAGGAAATGAAACCTTCTGCTGGGGATATCTTGGTTTTTTGGACAACACTGTTCACGGCAAAATCTGTGATGTCTTGATACTTCTCAGCATGGGCTACCAAAGAATTAATTGGAATTTGAATCCAGAATTCTGTGCCTTGTCCAGGTTGAGAATGACACTGGAGAATTCCTTGGTGTCTCTCAACAATGACTTGGTAGCTGATGGCCATACCTAAGCCAGTGCCTTTACCAATTTCTTTGGTGGTGAAGAAGGGATCATAAATTCGTTGGATGATTTCTTCTTTCATCCCTGGGCCATTGTCAGCAATGCGAATCACAATCCACTGATGGTCTAGGGTTTGGGTGTGAATGGTGATTTGAGGTTGAGTTAATTGACTGTGGAAAATTGATTCTTCTAAAGCATCAATGGCATTTGCCAGGATGTTCATAAACACTTGATTTAACTGTCCGGGATAGCACTCTGTTGGGGGAAGTTGGGCATAGTTTTTGATCACTTGAATTTCTGGGCGATGGGAAGTCGCTTTCAGGCGATGGCGGAGAATCATCAGCGTCCCTTCTATACCGTCGTGGATGTTGACGGTTTTGATTTGGGCTTCGTCGTGGCGGGAGAAGTTTTTCAGGGATTTGACAATTTCTACAATGCGATCGCTCCCTAGTTTCATAGAATCTAGTAGTTTGGGCAAATCCTCACTGATAAACTCCACATCGATATTTTCAACCTCTGATGCCAACTCAGCCGACACCACAGGAAAATTCTTCTGATACTCTTGTAATAAGTGCAGTAAGTCTTCTGCATACTCAGAAACACAGCGCAAGTTGCCACAAATAAAGTTAACCGGATTGTTGATTTCGTGGGCAACACCGGCTATTAGTTGTCCCAAACTGGACATTTTCTCACTTTGAATTAACTGGGTTTGCGCCAGTTGCAAATCTTGTAAAGCCTGCTGGAGTTTTTCTGTTTGGGCTTTGGCTTGGGCGGTTGCTTGGGTGCTTTGTTCATACAGCACGGCTTTTTCAATGGCGACTGCGGTTTGAGAAGCAAAAATACTCACCAGTTTGAGATGTCCGGCTGTATATGCGTCGATTTGATTTGTCCCCAGAGCGATCGCACCTAGTATCCGTTCTTTGGCACGCAGGGGAACACAAATCAGCCCATGAATGTTTTTCTCATCTCCTAAGCGTGGATCAGTTTGCACATCATTAATCAGTTCTGCACGCCCAGATTGGATAATGTGACCAATAATGCCTGTGGTCGAGGGAATTAGACTCTGCTCAAATAAATTCCCAAATTGGGCAATTACTTCTAAAGTTGCGGCATCTTCACTCAGCAATAAAATCGTCCCCGCAGATGATTCAATTAATTGACTTATTTCCTGAAGCACGAGTTGGGCAATTTGTTTGGTATCTAAACTCGTTGTTAGTTGTGTCGATATATCTTGAAATAAATCAATTTCCTGATATCGCTCTAGTAATTCTTTCGCTAGTTCTTTTTTTTCGGCTTCTTGTTTGGCTAACAGCGACAGTAAGGCTGCAACTGTATGTATTTGTTCTGTCCCAACTACCCAACCAATGTTTTTTCCAGCAATCTCAATCGGATACCGGTTGTTTGTCGTTTGCGTACCAATACTGAGCAATGGTGTACCATCTAACAGTTCAATCTGAATAGCACTGTTGAGTTGATTGGCTAAGTTCTGAAGCAGGGATAATAATTCTTTTTTGTTCAGAATTTTTCTTAGGCTAATGATAGACATATCTCACCTCCTCTAAAGAACTTGGATATTTACCCGTGAGCCAACCAAGCAAGTGAGGAATTTTAGCCAATCCTGCTGCTAAGTTTTTGCTTTGTAGCAGTTGGATATTTCGTTCAAGGTGTACATTTTTGGGAAAAATCAAGCCTTGAATGTACAAGTTCTTGAGAATTGTCAGGCGATCGCGTGTAAATACTTCCATAAACTGTGGGAAAACAATGGGGAATTAGTCAGCACAGCGAATACCCGATCAACTAAAGTACGACCCCCAGCATCAATCTTCCTAGCAATGATCTAGTCAGTAATTTGCACCGTTGCATCAAAGTGACCATTGATATACTTAGGAACTTTCATCACCGTCTAGGGATCTCATCTTGCTCAATTAAGACTAGTCTTCCCAGAAATGTTAGTTGTATAACTATTAGGTAGATATTGATGATTTTTCCCAGCAGTCAAGCTCTTTGTTAATCACCGATTTCTGAATTTTAATATTTATTAAGCAACTTGATGTTAAATTTATCTGTCCACTTACGAATTGCTTGACTACACTTAGAAATTAGCAACTGCATTGCTGTCCTTAAGCGTAATTATTATGAATTTATCTTTGAAGCAACTGGCTATTTACTTATCTTTACTATTGGTTGGTGGTGGTGCAGGTCTATTTGGTAGTCGCTATCTCCTGACGCAAAATCGCTCATTTCGAGAGTTAAGAAATGTAACAGCAGCTTTACCTCCAGAATCTGCCACTCCCTCTGCCCCTAGTGGTAGTTTGGGAGCGACTGGTGGAGATAATGTGAATTTTATTGCTACAGCAGTGCAGAAAGTCGGCCCGGCTGTAGTCCGCATTAATGCAACTCGAAAAGTCGCAAATCCCATCTCTGACGCTTTAAAAAACCCCCTCTTGCGCCGCTTTTTTGGTGATGAAGAACAAGCCATTCCCCAGGAACGGATTGAACGCGGCACAGGTTCAGGATTTATTTTGAGTCAAAAAGGTGAATTACTGACAAATGCCCATGTAGTTGCTGATACAGATACAGTCCAAGTCACCCTCAAGGATGGTCGGACTTTTGAGGGCAAAGTTATAGGTATTGATACGATTACAGATGTAGCGGTTGTGAAAATTCCTGGTGATAAATTGCCGACGGTGAAGCTGGGCAATTCGCAAAATTTGATTCCTGGACAATGGGCGATCGCTATTGGCAATCCTCTGGGTTTAGATAACACTGTTACCATCGGCATTATCAGCGCCACTGACCGCACCAGCGCCCAAGTTGGTGTACCAGATAAACGTGTAAGTTTCATCCAAACTGATGCAGCTATTAACCCTGGCAATTCTGGCGGGCCATTGTTAAACGCCCAAGGTGAAGTTATCGGCGTAAATACCGCCATTCGTGCTGATGCCCAAGGATTAGGTTTTGCCATTCCAATTGAAACCGCCGCCCGTGTGGCTAAAGAATTATTTACTAAAGGGCGGGTAGATCATCCTTTTTTGGGAATTGAAATGGCAGACTTAAACCCCACTAAAAAGCAGCAAATTAATCTCGAAAACAAACTCAACATCAAACAAGATTCTGGCGTGGTGATTAAGGGCGTATTAGATAACTCGCCAGCAAAACGGGCTGGTCTGCTTCCTGGTGACATAATTCAAAAAGTGAACGCAAAACCAGTTAAAACAGCCGCCCAAGTGCAGAAGCTAGTAGAATCCAGCACAGTCGGCGATATCCTCGTACTTGAAATCAACCGCAGTGGCAAAATACAGACTTTAAAAGTGCAGTCAGGTGTCTATCCGAAAAAATAGTCAATCGTCCAAGATTTTAGATTTTGGACTTTTCACCAATCTAAAATCTAAAATTGACTATTGCCCCTCAGACAAGTAATCTAACTGCATTCTTTGTTCCATCTGCCGTAAGAAATACCCCGTCATCATTGCTGATGCTAATAGCCCAGCCAGATTTTCTCTGTCTGTCGTAATTTGCACGTTGAAGTTTTCTGCGGGTAGCATTCCCACTAGCCCTTGGACGTTTTGGGAAATTATTTGCTTAATTTCAGGGCTGACAGACTGGGCGACACGCGCTAACACATCAGGCGACTGATGCTGCAAATACTGGAGTAACTGATTGGGATTTTCCTCAAAGTTCTCGCCTAGAAGTTGATTCGGGTGTTCCTCGGAGTTGTCATTCAAAAAGTCAGGGTCAAACACCATTGGCAGTCTTTTTTAGCTTAGTTGCTAATTCTACTCTAAACCATAGTACAAGGGTAGCGTCTTTTCCACAGGTATGGGTTTTATATCCAGGACTTAGCGCCAAGGTTGTATGTGAAGAATGGGTGTAAGGGTATAGGGGTATAAGGGTTTTTAAAACCTACACCCTTACACCCCTATACCCCTTAAGTCTTACTAACCTGTCACCTGTCACCTCTAACCTGTTACCTCTTCTACCTCATCTTCAATAGCTAGGTCTAATTCTAGTTGCTGTTCTTTAGTGTCAAATGGTTGGGGGAGTTGTTCGATTTGGAAGTACTGATGAAATTTTGGTGTTACTTGTAGCGAGTAAGAACGGGATTCGTTATCTCGGCGTTTCTTGACAAAACCAAGTTCGACTAATTCTTGAACATGCTGATACGCACCTGAACCCCGGAGGTTAATCAAGTCGCTTTGCAAAATTGGACTATTGAGAGCGATCGCCGCTAAACTCCTCAATGCGCCTACTCCCAATTCTACCGGAATCAGTGTTTGTACTAAATCTTGAAAATCAGTTCTTAGTTGCAGGCTGTAACCATCTGTGGTTTCAACAACTTCTAAGGCGCTATCTCTTCGGGCGTAACTATCTATCAGTTCGATTATGCCTTCTTGGGCAGTGGCGCGATCGCAAGCTGCATATTCGGCTATTTCACTGAGAGATAAAGGCTTACCCTTCAAATAGAGAATTGCTTCAATTTTAGTCGCTGTCTTGGTCGCGGTGGCTGTTTTCATTGGGTGTGAGTCAATGGTCAATAGTGAGCCAGCGCGGTCTTGGGGGTTCCCCCTATGAGCGACTGGCGAACCCCGAAGGGGTCAATAGTCAATAGTTATTAGTCATTGGTCACTGACAACTGATGACTAGTAACTGACGATTAACAAGTGTGTGGGATCATACTTGATTTTGTTGCAAAAGTCAAAAATTTCCTTAACAATTCTTCACATTCTCCTAATCTCCCTTGTCCCCCTTGTCCCCCTGTCTCCCTCACCCTCCCCGATGACTGATAATAAATTCAGCGATCGCTAAATCCTGGGGAGTAGTAACTTTTAAATTCGTCTCCTCACCTGGAACAATTCGCACTTCAATACCACATCTTTCAAATAACGCTGCATCGTCCGTCACTTCCCAACCTTGACGAATACCTTCGGCGTGGCACTGTTTCAATAACTGGACATTAAATCCTTGGGGAGTTTGGGCAGCCCACAAATGTTGTCGGTCAGGCGTACTTTGAATTATGCCAGTTTCATCAACAATTTTAATCGTGTCTTTCACTGGTATAGCTGCAATTAACCCAGCACAATGGCGAATTGCTGCTGCACAAGCATTTAGCAAATTTGGTGTAGCCAAACATCTAGCACCATCATGAATTAATACTTGTTCTGCTTCTGGTGGTAACGCTTGCAAGCCGTTGTAAACCGACTCTTGCCGAGTACTACCACCAATGATAAATTCCACAGGTTTAGTCAGCGACAAATCAGCAATGATATTTTTAAAGTCAGGCCAGTCACTAGGCTGAGAAATAATTCCTATCCAACTAATAGAACTTGCTGCTTCCGCCGCTAACAAAGTCCAAGCAATAATCGGTTTTGACTGTACCTCAAGAAAAAGTTTATTGCGGTTACTACCCATTCTTTTACCGACACCGGCAGCAGGAATTAATAAATACACAAGCGTCCTCGATGAGAAAACTAAAGGTTAGAGGTTACAGGTTAGAGGTTAGAGATTTATAGAGGCATTTTGAACCTAGTCCTAGTACAGTTCGGCGTAAATAAACCGACCATAAGGAATTGCTAAAAAGCTTGTAGTATCCGTATTTTTTCTTTTTCCTTTTGACCTTTTACTTTTGCCTTTTTGTACTACTCCCTACTCACCACTCCCATCACTACAAAAATAAAAAGGGGATGCCCCCGGAAGCACCCCCAAAAAATTTGACACAAACACTGCTGTTTTGTTTAGACTTGAACTGCTAGTTTTGCTTCCTTTGATGTTAAACGTTCGTAGGTGGCACGCATTTTTAGACCTGTCAGCACTTGGAACAAACCAGTTCCATTGTTAGAACCAGGATACTCACGGTGTTGGAGTAACAAGTGAGTCATTTCACCTTCGTACTTGGTGGATGTGTTGCTGAGATGGTTTTCGATGTAGATGATTTCTTCTAGGTTGTCAAATTGACCATCTACTTCGAGTACTGAGACATAGCGGCCATAGTAAACATCGGAACCATAGTACAGTTGCATACCTGGATAGGAACAGGTAAGCTTGCGTCCACAAGGAGTCCAGTTAATGGTGGAACCTTCATCAAATAAGTAAACAGGAGTGAATCCTTCTTTACCTTCGCGTTGCAACATCCGTACCCGCAAAACTTTGCGTTCGGTGTCGTTTTTGATGAGGTTTGTGGGCAGTACTTGGAGAACTACGTCAGCGAATTCTCTTTGGGGTTCGATATATTTTGTAAAGTCAGGTTTACGAGAGTTGATAGCAGCTAAAACATCTTCGTAGCGATGGCCTCTTTCTGCCATATCGCGTTGAATCTTCCAAGCAATTTTAACTTCATCGCTGATATCAAAATAAACGCTGAAATCAAGGAGCGATCGCACCCGTTCATCATATAAAGGATGTAGACCTTCAACCACAATAATGTGATTTGGTTCTACTATTTCTGGGGGATCAATCAGGCCGGTTTCGTGGTTATAAATCGGCTTATTAATGGTTTGACCTTCTTTGAGAGCTTTAATTTGCTCATACATCAAGTCAAAATTGTTTGCCCTGGGGTCAAGTGCAGTTATCCCAGTTTCTTTGCGCTGTTTGCGATCTAAGCAATGATAGTCATCCAAACAGATAACTGTCATAAACTCTTCGCCAAACAAGTCTATTAAACGACGCAAAAAAGTAGATTTGCCGCACCCGGAGTCTCCGGCTACTCCAATTAGTACCACGCGTTCCGGCTTACTTGTCATAAATCTCCTCTAAATACTAAATGTGTCAATCAATAATTTTTCACACAGCAGATTTTTGAAGCCAGGAGTCTACCCCATTGGTTTTTCCTGTGTTCTTGCTACTCAGCTACATAACTATTATCAGACGGGTGTACAACCAAATTAGCGGCTGTTACTCGTCTGAGATTGCCTTATTTTGCAGCTAGTAAGTATTTAATCCTAGTGGTATACTTAATTTTAACAGAATGGGTAATCCTATACAAGATTTGATATCAGGATGAATCTTGTGGTGCTACTGTCAGATTAATCATTTAAACATAAGTTTTCTCGACACAGCACAAATTTTGTTCTTCACCCATCTTCTTTGTGAGATAGCTATCTTCCCAGTAGGAGCGGGTATAATTTTGTGATGAAAGCCAAGTTCGGAGATTTACAGTTGCGTAAGTGGTGTTAACTCTCATTTGCAACATTCATCTTGAAAATCTACCGCAAGAAGGAGTAGATATTGAGCAGTTAGCCTGATGTGCTGAATCGTAATCTTGAGTAAATATTTAAAGTATAAATATAAACCTGAACTCCCACTGATTGAAGTTAATCTAAGTTGGATATTCAGTGAAGTTCATGGTCATAGTTTATGTTATCTTTATTTTTCAGCAGGACTGTTAAAAAAAACATAAAGAAATCAGCAACAAAAGCCAAGTAGTACAGAGTAGAATTCGCCTCTATCAAGCATTAGTTGTAGCTGCTCAAAAGTGTTTGCTTCGGGTTTGTTGAGGTCGTCAGCAGTGATTTTATCAAAAATAATTCACGAAAAAAAGATTAAATTGACTCATGGTTAACATTCTGTCAGGGACTTATCCTCTATTTTAGAGGATGAACAGGTGTGTTTATTCCAATACCTGCTTGTCTGGAGCGAGTGTACTTAGCAAGGTATCATTTTTTGATGCCTCTTTCCCAACGCGCTAGTTTTGGTATCCCAAAATCCGATAAACTAAAATCTGGCTAAGTGATGGGAATAGTTGTTTTTGAAAAACGGTTAAGTAATATCGGAGTGATAGACAGAATGTTCAATCAAGGTACTGTTGAGGGTGCTGCCAACACAGAATCAGGTAGCCGCGTCTTCGTGTACGAAGTGGTGGGTCTGCGTCAGAACGAAGCAACTGATCAAACGAACTACCCAATTCGTAAAAGTGGCAGTGTGTTCATCAGAGTGCCTTACAACCGCATGAACCAAGAAATGCGACGTATCACTCGCCTCGGCGGCAAAATTGTTAGCATTCTACCCGCAAGCATTTTAGAGCAAGCAAATGGCAAAGCCGCGTTTGCCAGTGCTGTACCTACAGTGAGTGCTAACAGTGGGGAAAATGGTCAAGCCACACCTGCGAAAGCCAATAGTAAGGACACAAAAGGCAACACCATGACTCAAGCACAAGCCAAAAAAGCCCATGCTGACGTTCCCGTAAATACCTACCGTCCCAATGCTCCATTTATCGGTAAGTGTATCTCTAATGAGCCGTTGGTTGGAGAAGGTGGAATTGGTATTGTTCAACATATTAAATTTGACCTGTCTGGTGGTAACTTGAAGTACATCGAAGGTCAAAGTATTGGGATTATTCCCCCTGGTGTGGACAAAAACGGTAAGCCAGAAAAGCTCAGACTGTATTCTATAGCTTCAACTCGTCATGGTGATGATGTTGATGATAAGACAGTTTCATTGTGTGTTCGTCAGTTGGAATACAAGCATCCAGAAACTGGTGAAACAGTATATGGTGTTTGCTCTACATATCTGTGTT
The sequence above is drawn from the Aulosira sp. FACHB-615 genome and encodes:
- a CDS encoding PAS domain S-box protein — translated: MSSQLDEFNRHLLEKCPVGLVLYRTDGTLIHTNSAYAEILGRTVSETLHLNNWQITPESYIATEQAIIENLAKTGRHGSYEKEYIHKDGHLVPVRISAAIIEQDGEKLIWSSVEDITDLRQTQKAYQESAKTLKQSEARYRSLIKANTQIVWVSSPEGICFELTDWIAYTGQTLAEAENGGWIDAVHPDDRGYTGEAWGIAVANLSQYQIEYRIRGEDGNYRYFWVWGAPVIEDDGNVKEWIGTCTDIHDRKLAEAENQRLKEKYRSLVAATSQIVWGATAEGLGISSEMITWIAYTGQTEEEVAGWGWIDPIHPDDRSQSQAAWNTAVANGSIYQTEYRLRGKDGVYRYFSVCGAPVFAADGSIREWIGTCTDIHDRKLAEAENQRLFDMLNHSSDAIIIRDMSDKVAYWNQGAERLYHWTREEVKDQYIYTFLKKVFPKPKAEITAELLQQGHWEGEVQHITHDDKIITVQSRWTLQRDAAGEPCAVLEINTDITARKQAEIALRQLNQELEARVAERTAALQDTLAEAQGLNAILDNLADGLLVVDISGQITHFNPAFLAMQGLTANMLQGNYQELAIAGLAHLIEQTQSHPQEVFAAEISLAKERIGQAVATAIFKQTTANEPATCFGSALLIRDITAEKEVDKMKTDFISTVSHELRTPLTSVLGFASIIKEKLETDVFPMLTSEDRKLQKTIKRVGDNLNIIVSEAERLTSLINDVLDIAKMEAGKVEWHMQPLDPGELLDWATTATAALFETHNLQLVSEIDSGLPQIVGDRNRLLQVLINLISNAVKFTQTGTVTCRVQQQHEGVCISIIDTGIGIAPEDQPKVFEKFRQVGDTLTDKPKGTGLGLPICKQIVEHHGGKIWVESEPGKGSTFSFLIPIYTKDDQNNGQINLEALVKQLKEHVITSNAVFNENRKTILVVDDDTNIRELLRQQLENEGYKVREAKDGMDAIHQIKIARPDLILLDVMMPQINGFDVAAVLKNDPQTADIPIIILSIIENKERGYHIGIDRYLTKPINTEQLRNEIGSLLSQGTSSKKVLVVDKNASTLKTLSDVLQTQGYSVIEASDPQECLHKARAAKPDMIIIDSIFSTETDLVKTLRFEKDLENVFFIMLADH
- a CDS encoding sensor histidine kinase, which codes for MSIISLRKILNKKELLSLLQNLANQLNSAIQIELLDGTPLLSIGTQTTNNRYPIEIAGKNIGWVVGTEQIHTVAALLSLLAKQEAEKKELAKELLERYQEIDLFQDISTQLTTSLDTKQIAQLVLQEISQLIESSAGTILLLSEDAATLEVIAQFGNLFEQSLIPSTTGIIGHIIQSGRAELINDVQTDPRLGDEKNIHGLICVPLRAKERILGAIALGTNQIDAYTAGHLKLVSIFASQTAVAIEKAVLYEQSTQATAQAKAQTEKLQQALQDLQLAQTQLIQSEKMSSLGQLIAGVAHEINNPVNFICGNLRCVSEYAEDLLHLLQEYQKNFPVVSAELASEVENIDVEFISEDLPKLLDSMKLGSDRIVEIVKSLKNFSRHDEAQIKTVNIHDGIEGTLMILRHRLKATSHRPEIQVIKNYAQLPPTECYPGQLNQVFMNILANAIDALEESIFHSQLTQPQITIHTQTLDHQWIVIRIADNGPGMKEEIIQRIYDPFFTTKEIGKGTGLGMAISYQVIVERHQGILQCHSQPGQGTEFWIQIPINSLVAHAEKYQDITDFAVNSVVQKTKISPAEGFISSPNNMLKSHEMLIRHSQIIRRLSRQSPDVSTTSASEIYQIFQRHPIALKLYSTLLSWFACPAPTHN
- a CDS encoding HhoA/HhoB/HtrA family serine endopeptidase codes for the protein MNLSLKQLAIYLSLLLVGGGAGLFGSRYLLTQNRSFRELRNVTAALPPESATPSAPSGSLGATGGDNVNFIATAVQKVGPAVVRINATRKVANPISDALKNPLLRRFFGDEEQAIPQERIERGTGSGFILSQKGELLTNAHVVADTDTVQVTLKDGRTFEGKVIGIDTITDVAVVKIPGDKLPTVKLGNSQNLIPGQWAIAIGNPLGLDNTVTIGIISATDRTSAQVGVPDKRVSFIQTDAAINPGNSGGPLLNAQGEVIGVNTAIRADAQGLGFAIPIETAARVAKELFTKGRVDHPFLGIEMADLNPTKKQQINLENKLNIKQDSGVVIKGVLDNSPAKRAGLLPGDIIQKVNAKPVKTAAQVQKLVESSTVGDILVLEINRSGKIQTLKVQSGVYPKK
- a CDS encoding DUF760 domain-containing protein yields the protein MVFDPDFLNDNSEEHPNQLLGENFEENPNQLLQYLQHQSPDVLARVAQSVSPEIKQIISQNVQGLVGMLPAENFNVQITTDRENLAGLLASAMMTGYFLRQMEQRMQLDYLSEGQ
- the scpB gene encoding SMC-Scp complex subunit ScpB → MKTATATKTATKIEAILYLKGKPLSLSEIAEYAACDRATAQEGIIELIDSYARRDSALEVVETTDGYSLQLRTDFQDLVQTLIPVELGVGALRSLAAIALNSPILQSDLINLRGSGAYQHVQELVELGFVKKRRDNESRSYSLQVTPKFHQYFQIEQLPQPFDTKEQQLELDLAIEDEVEEVTG
- the ispD gene encoding 2-C-methyl-D-erythritol 4-phosphate cytidylyltransferase, producing the protein MYLLIPAAGVGKRMGSNRNKLFLEVQSKPIIAWTLLAAEAASSISWIGIISQPSDWPDFKNIIADLSLTKPVEFIIGGSTRQESVYNGLQALPPEAEQVLIHDGARCLATPNLLNACAAAIRHCAGLIAAIPVKDTIKIVDETGIIQSTPDRQHLWAAQTPQGFNVQLLKQCHAEGIRQGWEVTDDAALFERCGIEVRIVPGEETNLKVTTPQDLAIAEFIISHRGG
- a CDS encoding phosphoribulokinase codes for the protein MTSKPERVVLIGVAGDSGCGKSTFLRRLIDLFGEEFMTVICLDDYHCLDRKQRKETGITALDPRANNFDLMYEQIKALKEGQTINKPIYNHETGLIDPPEIVEPNHIIVVEGLHPLYDERVRSLLDFSVYFDISDEVKIAWKIQRDMAERGHRYEDVLAAINSRKPDFTKYIEPQREFADVVLQVLPTNLIKNDTERKVLRVRMLQREGKEGFTPVYLFDEGSTINWTPCGRKLTCSYPGMQLYYGSDVYYGRYVSVLEVDGQFDNLEEIIYIENHLSNTSTKYEGEMTHLLLQHREYPGSNNGTGLFQVLTGLKMRATYERLTSKEAKLAVQV
- the petH gene encoding ferredoxin--NADP reductase; its protein translation is MFNQGTVEGAANTESGSRVFVYEVVGLRQNEATDQTNYPIRKSGSVFIRVPYNRMNQEMRRITRLGGKIVSILPASILEQANGKAAFASAVPTVSANSGENGQATPAKANSKDTKGNTMTQAQAKKAHADVPVNTYRPNAPFIGKCISNEPLVGEGGIGIVQHIKFDLSGGNLKYIEGQSIGIIPPGVDKNGKPEKLRLYSIASTRHGDDVDDKTVSLCVRQLEYKHPETGETVYGVCSTYLCFLKPGEEVKITGPVGKEMLLPSDPEANVIMMATGTGIAPMRTYLWRMFKDAEKAANPDYQFKGFSWLIFGVPTTPNILYKEELEEIQQKYPDNFRLTYAISREQKNAQGGRMYIQDRVAEHADELWQLIKNEKTHTYICGLRGMEDGIDAALTAAAAKEGVTWSDYQKEIKKAGRWHVETY